In the Leptospira stimsonii genome, TCACCAAATCGTTGCTCCTTTGCTTCAAGAAGCATATCTCGAATCATCTGACCGTCAATGCCAATCGTTGAGGAAATGTAGCTTATGATTTCTCTGTCATGGCAATCCATGACAAAGGCCAACCAAATAAGTCTTCCATCCCAACAACGAATTCCTAAAATATCGGAACACCATCTTACATTGCTTTTTAATGTGATGATTTTCCCTTCATGGGTCCGTTTTAACCTTGGAGCATTCCTTTGTAAAAGTAGATTTTGTTCCTTCATGATTCGGTAAATCCGCTTATGGTTCACACGTGGCAAACCCTTGTTTCTATTGATCCGATTGACGATCGCCGTAATTCTTGGATACCCGTAGGTAGGTCTATCATGGCAGACATCTTTAACCGT is a window encoding:
- a CDS encoding IS3 family transposase; this translates as MTRIASALGISRSIFYYKNRLRRTKPSIREFKEHILQTVKDVCHDRPTYGYPRITAIVNRINRNKGLPRVNHKRIYRIMKEQNLLLQRNAPRLKRTHEGKIITLKSNVRWCSDILGIRCWDGRLIWLAFVMDCHDREIISYISSTIGIDGQMIRDMLLEAKEQRFG